The following proteins come from a genomic window of Flavobacterium crocinum:
- a CDS encoding MotA/TolQ/ExbB proton channel family protein, with product MFSFIQLQTDTIANASNVVIEKIAPEQEISMFGFIMKGGVFLIPIAILLFYTIYVIFERYMYISRASKIDTRLMQDVGDKLNSGNIELARTIVERSDTAAANILKEGVLVIGRPIAEIESNMDRAADIEIGEMERRLGHLGLIAGIAPTLGFIGTISGVIKIFYSISVTENISIGNISGGLYEKMISSGSGLIVGIIAYSAYHLLNGKIDDFALKIQKQILEFVNIIQRA from the coding sequence ATGTTTAGTTTTATTCAATTACAAACAGATACAATCGCAAATGCTTCAAATGTAGTGATCGAAAAGATCGCGCCGGAACAGGAAATATCAATGTTTGGATTCATAATGAAAGGGGGAGTTTTCTTAATTCCGATTGCGATTTTATTGTTTTATACCATTTATGTGATCTTTGAACGTTATATGTACATCAGCCGAGCATCCAAAATTGACACTCGTTTGATGCAGGATGTTGGAGATAAATTAAATTCTGGAAATATTGAATTAGCAAGAACCATTGTAGAAAGAAGTGATACAGCAGCAGCTAATATTTTAAAAGAAGGTGTTCTGGTAATTGGAAGACCAATCGCTGAAATCGAATCGAACATGGATCGTGCTGCCGATATCGAAATTGGAGAAATGGAAAGACGTTTAGGCCACCTTGGACTTATTGCAGGTATTGCACCAACTCTTGGTTTCATCGGAACAATTTCTGGGGTTATTAAAATTTTCTACAGTATTTCGGTTACCGAAAACATTAGTATCGGAAACATTTCCGGAGGTTTATACGAAAAAATGATCAGTTCAGGTTCTGGGTTAATCGTGGGAATTATTGCCTATTCGGCTTACCACTTATTAAACGGAAAAATCGAT
- a CDS encoding MerR family transcriptional regulator produces MLINELSKKTGLSIHTIRYYENLGMIKGLTDEKVKSNNYKHYNTNTIERLEIIIEAREVGFSLAEIKKILTSWFETTDSKPETLELFQAKIKEIDDKMKYFKQTKRLLEKVCEKIQNNE; encoded by the coding sequence ATGCTTATAAACGAATTATCAAAAAAAACGGGATTATCAATTCATACGATCAGATATTATGAGAATTTAGGAATGATCAAGGGATTGACCGATGAAAAGGTGAAATCTAATAACTACAAACATTACAACACTAATACGATTGAGCGTTTAGAGATTATCATAGAAGCCAGGGAAGTGGGTTTTAGTTTAGCAGAAATAAAAAAAATATTGACCAGCTGGTTCGAAACCACCGATTCGAAACCCGAAACACTGGAGCTTTTTCAGGCTAAAATAAAAGAGATTGATGATAAAATGAAGTATTTTAAGCAAACCAAGAGACTTCTTGAAAAAGTATGTGAGAAAATACAAAATAATGAGTGA
- a CDS encoding bifunctional folylpolyglutamate synthase/dihydrofolate synthase — translation MNYQETTNWMFNQLPMYQLQGASAYKEDLTNIKLLAEHLGNPQKQLRCIHVAGTNGKGSTSHMLSSVLQEAGYKVGLYTSPHLKDFRERIKINGQEISEEFVIEFIAKHKSFFEANDMSFFEMTVGLAFDYFASEKTDIAIIEVGLGGRLDATNIITPLVSVITNIGLDHTQFLGNTLEAIAGEKAGIIKPNVPVVIGEYTVETKPVFLAKAEENNAPIYLASDLIDQIYLSDLIGDYQFHNKKTVQQTISILNNETDFKISEEQLKEGLLHVVKNTGLQGRWQQLGENPKIICDTAHNKHGLSVVMNQLKKEKYEKLHIVLGVVNDKDLDSILPLFPKEAHYYFCHPNSSRALPAETLQNASQNFGLIGEKYDSVAIAFAEAKKNASESDFIYVGGSTFVVAELPLN, via the coding sequence ATGAACTATCAAGAGACTACCAATTGGATGTTTAATCAGCTTCCAATGTACCAATTACAGGGAGCTTCAGCTTATAAAGAAGATTTAACCAACATTAAATTATTAGCGGAGCATCTTGGCAATCCTCAAAAGCAATTGAGATGCATTCATGTGGCTGGTACCAACGGAAAAGGCTCTACTTCTCATATGTTATCTTCTGTTTTACAAGAGGCAGGTTACAAAGTCGGATTGTACACTTCTCCGCACTTAAAAGACTTTAGAGAAAGAATTAAAATAAACGGTCAGGAAATTTCTGAAGAGTTTGTCATTGAATTCATTGCCAAACACAAATCGTTTTTTGAAGCCAATGACATGAGTTTCTTCGAAATGACGGTTGGTTTAGCTTTTGATTATTTTGCTTCCGAGAAAACAGACATTGCGATTATTGAAGTTGGTCTGGGCGGAAGATTGGATGCTACTAATATTATTACGCCTTTGGTTTCGGTAATTACTAATATTGGATTAGATCATACGCAGTTTTTAGGAAATACTCTGGAAGCGATTGCAGGCGAAAAAGCCGGAATTATTAAACCAAATGTTCCTGTTGTAATTGGCGAATATACAGTTGAAACCAAACCTGTATTTTTGGCTAAAGCCGAAGAAAATAACGCTCCGATTTATTTGGCTTCCGATTTAATTGATCAGATTTATTTGTCGGATTTGATTGGAGATTATCAGTTTCACAATAAAAAAACGGTTCAGCAGACGATTTCTATTCTGAATAATGAAACCGATTTTAAAATTTCTGAAGAACAATTAAAAGAAGGTTTATTGCATGTTGTAAAAAACACGGGGTTGCAAGGAAGATGGCAACAATTGGGAGAAAACCCGAAAATAATCTGCGACACGGCGCACAACAAACACGGATTATCGGTTGTAATGAATCAGTTAAAAAAGGAGAAATACGAAAAACTGCATATTGTTTTGGGTGTTGTGAATGATAAAGATTTGGATTCGATTTTACCTTTGTTTCCAAAAGAAGCGCATTATTATTTCTGTCATCCGAATTCGTCCCGAGCTTTGCCTGCCGAAACGTTACAAAATGCGTCTCAAAATTTTGGTTTGATTGGAGAAAAATACGATTCTGTTGCAATCGCTTTCGCGGAAGCCAAGAAAAATGCCTCGGAAAGTGATTTTATTTATGTTGGAGGAAGCACTTTTGTGGTTGCCGAATTGCCTTTGAACTAA
- a CDS encoding DUF6090 family protein, protein MQEEITKHSNKIYKTVKNSEHTLGEKVKEIIIEIFIIVFAVTLSIWLHGWSEHRHQQKEVAVFLANLKNDLQNDLKSIDNEVEAYQKTNVDYEKILALTTSQLDSIYNAKSKVDFPIYSHGQTLTVGNYEGFKSSGKLGYIEDEKLKQKILNYYQIYVPAANEVDKMYTEFLFKCFDKEIENADKPEQKLYSDPKYKKTLAYLVKLGKNNIRVYKENTKPLAVELIKEIEKELNK, encoded by the coding sequence ATGCAAGAAGAAATAACCAAACATTCAAACAAAATTTACAAAACGGTGAAAAATTCAGAACACACATTGGGAGAGAAAGTAAAAGAAATCATAATAGAAATATTCATAATTGTTTTTGCTGTAACGCTTTCAATATGGCTGCACGGTTGGAGTGAGCATAGACACCAACAAAAAGAAGTAGCTGTGTTTCTTGCCAATTTAAAGAATGATCTACAAAATGATCTAAAAAGTATCGATAATGAAGTTGAAGCCTATCAAAAGACAAATGTAGACTATGAAAAAATTTTAGCATTAACGACTTCGCAGCTTGATAGTATTTATAACGCAAAAAGTAAAGTTGATTTTCCAATTTATTCACATGGGCAAACATTGACTGTGGGTAATTATGAAGGTTTTAAGTCAAGTGGTAAGCTTGGCTATATTGAAGACGAAAAATTAAAACAGAAAATCTTGAACTATTACCAAATATATGTACCGGCAGCAAACGAAGTTGATAAAATGTACACTGAGTTTTTGTTTAAGTGTTTTGATAAAGAAATAGAAAATGCAGATAAGCCAGAACAAAAACTATATTCAGATCCAAAATATAAAAAGACACTTGCATATCTTGTCAAACTAGGTAAGAATAATATAAGAGTTTATAAAGAAAATACAAAACCTCTCGCAGTTGAACTTATTAAAGAAATTGAAAAAGAGCTGAATAAATAA
- a CDS encoding NUDIX domain-containing protein, with protein sequence MKELIGFNVRVYAFCINDNKILALHEKYAGTPICKLPGGGLEFGEGTIECLHREFEEELNLKIEILDHHYTQESFIESRIKDNKQILNIYYTVKILNIEDLHVQIPGLEKLEWININSENNPFVLQADIIALEKLKKKFL encoded by the coding sequence ATGAAGGAACTGATCGGATTTAATGTTAGAGTTTATGCCTTTTGTATAAATGACAATAAAATTTTGGCACTGCATGAAAAATATGCAGGAACACCAATATGCAAATTGCCAGGAGGTGGTCTTGAATTTGGAGAAGGAACAATTGAATGTCTTCATCGAGAATTTGAAGAAGAATTAAACTTAAAAATTGAAATCCTAGATCATCATTATACTCAGGAAAGCTTTATAGAATCCCGAATTAAAGACAACAAACAGATTCTCAATATTTATTATACTGTCAAAATACTTAATATTGAAGATTTACATGTTCAAATTCCAGGGTTAGAAAAACTGGAATGGATTAACATTAATTCAGAAAACAATCCTTTTGTTTTACAAGCTGATATAATTGCATTAGAGAAATTGAAAAAGAAATTCTTGTAA